A single window of Nasonia vitripennis strain AsymCx chromosome 4, Nvit_psr_1.1, whole genome shotgun sequence DNA harbors:
- the Ptc gene encoding patched isoform X2, producing MVAASGPTGILAGRPSASPTTECLEVNVASTSSSNKKHQQKQETRTKKNGNGPKHRHETDLYIRPSWTDAALALDQIEKGKADGQKWAVWVRARLQDQLCQLGYFLYRNAGKVLFVAICVLAAISLGLRAVQFHTKVDQLWIQEGGRLENELRYIADTVGETPASTHQLVIQAPKHHGANILHTAALKEHLAVLRNATQVTVSLFDTSWTLKDLCYKPSIPMFENSMTEKIFDNIIPCAIITPLDCFWEGSKMLGAHVAYVPSHIWNEPLKWTSLNPTLMLEEMKKRFAQYSFSYKILEDYMKRAGITNGYLDKPCLDPRDPECPESAPNKHSLQVPDIGAELTGGCYGFAAKFMHWPEELLVGGAKHNKTGQLTRAAALQTVIQIMGEREFYDYYARVDTDKVKYTDWTQEKATQVLETWQREFTKQVKLQQNTTDSRPYNLFAFSTTSMNDILGKYSELSFVRIIVGSGLMFLYAGVVLIRWNDRVKSQSGIGIAGVMLVIASLAAGLGFCALLGIPFNATSTQIVPFLILGLGIHDMFLLTHTYAELSVYDLPRNQQTGVVLKRAGLSILLTGLCNVVSFFAAAIIPIPALRVFSLQAAVLLLFNLGAMLLIFPAMISLDLRRRRAGLYDIMCCVRANDSESQEACTQVHSRCKLASINNNESFAGEEETLTGFSSNDCYSFSPTQLVAKHYAKFVTRPFTKVIGVMLLAALLTASTWQALRLDDGLDLADLVPLRSDEHAFLSAQTKHFGFYNMFAITGRDFEYPNNQKLLLDYHESFMRIKNVIKNDDGGLPEFWLTIFRDWLRNLQESFDRDYKNNCLNAEGWFRNASDEGILAYKLLAQTGHVDNPIDKSLITQVRLVNSEGIINPRAFYNYLSAWATNDAFAYGASQANLRPQPRQWFYGDDEELKIPKSMPITYAQMPFYLHKLTETADITELITSVRQLCRKFEEKGLPNFPSGIPFIFWEQYMDLRSCLGIALLVALIASIIVVGILLLNAWAAILVGAVLAGVVLQLLGIMGLCGIKLSAVPAVLLVVSVGISVHFTVHICLSFVTCVGSRDRRVRLALEHMYAPVVHGALTTLLAVLMLAFSEFEFIVRYFFLVLVCLIGVGLVNGLFFFPILLSLIGPSAEVIPNEHPDRISTPTPPSSPIVRRSSSKPPAPPRRPHKIENARLHAEPSLTTITEEPNSWHSQQESCIIVQPEVKVETSTCGNQNCSGSDTSCSSRTSPVPPPSHITTKVTATLTAKVEVHTPLTIGGVERSKKCRHSSSSSRRSSRCSTSVNTTESSGSSSEPDSDTNTNSKRK from the exons ATGGTCGCTGCGTCCGGCCCTACAGGGATCCTAGCGGGACGCCCCTCCGCCTCTCCGACCACCGAGTGCCTGGAGGTGAACGTTgccagcaccagcagcagcaacaagaAGCATCAGCAGAAGCAGGAAACTAGGACTAAGAAGAACGGAAATGGCCCGAAGCACAGGCACGAGACCGACCTGTACATCAGGCCCAGCTGGACCGACgccgcgctcgctctcgaTCAGATCGAGAAG GGCAAGGCCGATGGACAGAAGTGGGCGGTGTGGGTCAGAGCGCGCCTGCAGGACCAGCTGTGCCAATTAGGCTACTTCCTCTACAGGAACGCGGGCAAGGTCCTCTTCGTGGCGATCTGCGTGCTGGCGGCCATCAGCTTGGGCTTGAGGGCCGTGCAATTCCACACCAAGGTCGACCAACTATGGATTCAGG AGGGCGGCAGACTCGAGAACGAGCTCAGGTACATCGCAGACACGGTTGGAGAGACCCCGGCCTCGACGCACCAGCTCGTCATCCAGGCGCCCAAGCATCACGGGGCCAATATCCTCCACACGGCCGCGCTCAAGGAACATCTCGCGGTGCTCAGGAATGCCACTCAGGTCACCGTCAGTCTCTTCGACAC CTCCTGGACGCTCAAAGACCTGTGCTACAAGCCCAGCATACCGATGTTCGAGAATAGCATGACCGAGAAG ATTTTCGATAACATCATTCCCTGCGCCATCATCACACCCCTCGATTGCTTCTGGGAAGGCAGCAAAATGCTCGGGGCCCATGTTGCCTATGTACC GAGCCACATATGGAACGAGCCGCTCAAGTGGACGAGCCTGAACCCCACGCTCATGCTCGAGGAGATGAAGAAGCGCTTCGCCCAGTACAGTTTCTCCTACAAGATCCTCGAGGACTACATGAAGCGAGCGGGTATCACTAACGGCTACCTGGACAAGCCCTGTCTGGATCCTCGGGATCCCGAGTGCCCGGAAAGCGCGCCCAACAAGCACAGTCTGCAG GTGCCGGACATCGGAGCCGAGCTGACGGGCGGATGCTACGGCTTCGCCGCCAAGTTCATGCACTGGCCCGAGGAGTTGCTCGTCGGTGGCGCCAAGCATAATAAGACCGGTCAGCTGACCCGTGCTGCCGCCCTCCAGACCGTCATCCAGATCATGGGTGAACGCGAGTTCTACGACTACTATGCCAGGGTCGATACCGACAAGGTCAAGTACACTGACTGGACCCAGGAGAAGGCCACGCAGGTCCTCGAGACCTGGCAGCGGGAATTCACCAAGCAGGTCAAGCTGCAGCAAAATACTACCGACTCCCGGCCGTACAATCTCTTTGCCTTCAGTACTACCAGTATGAACGACATCCTCGGAAAGTACAGCGAGCTGTCCTTCGTCAGGATTATCGTTGGCTCTGGCCTCATG ttcCTCTACGCAGGAGTGGTGCTGATCCGCTGGAATGACCGAGTCAAGTCCCAGTCGGGTATCGGCATTGCTGGTGTCATGTTGGTTATCGCGTCGCTTGCAGCTGGACTGGGCTTTTGCGCCCTTCTCGGCATTCCCTTCAATGCCACCAGCACTCAAATCGTGCCATTCCTGATCCTTGGTCTCGGAATCCACGACATGTTCCTGCTGACGCACACCTACGCCGAGCTCTCGGTCTATGATTTGCCGAGAAACCAACAGACCGGCGTCGTCCTCAAGCGCGCCGGACTTTCAATTCTTTTGACGGGGCTCTGCAACGTCGTTTCCTTCTTTGCTGCAGCCATCATCCCGATACCGGCGCTGCGCGTCTTTTCCCTGCAAGCAGCTGTCCTGTTACTCTTTAACCTGGGTGCCATGCTGCTCATTTTCCCGGCAATGATTAGTCTCGATCTGCGCCGTCGACGAGCCGGATTGTACGACATTATGTGCTGTGTGCGAGCCAATGACTCTGAGTCCCAAGAGGCCTGCACCCAGGTGCATTCCAGATGCAAACTAGCATCAATCAACAATAACGAGAGCTTTGCTGGAGAAGAAGAGACCCTCACTGGGTTTAGTTCTAACGACTGCTACAGCTTCTCGCCAACCCAACTTGTGGCCAAGCATTACGCCAAGTTCGTAACGCGACCATTCACTAAAGTGATCGGCGTCATGCTGCTCGCTGCTCTGCTTACTGCCAGCACCTGGCAGGCCTTGCGTCTCGATGACGGACTCGACCTCGCGGACCTCGTGCCTCTGAGATCAGATGAGCACGCCTTCCTCTCTGCGCAGACTAAACACTTTGGCTTCTACAACATGTTCGCCATAACGGGCCGAGACTTTGAGTATCCCAACAATCAAAAGCTACTTCTCGATTATCACGAATCATTCATGCGCATTAAGAACGTGATCAAGAATGACGATGGAGGTCTTCCGGAATTCTGGCTTACCATTTTCCGCGACTGGTTGCGAAATCTTCAAGAATCTTTCGACCGCGACTACAAGAACAACTGTCTCAATGCTGAGGGCTGGTTCAGGAATGCTAGCGACGAAGGCATATTAGCTTACAAGCTACTTGCGCAAACTGGACACGTAGACAACCCAATTGACAAGTCCCTTATCACGCAGGTTCGCCTAGTCAATTCGGAAGGTATTATCAATCCCAGAGCGTTCTACAATTATTTGAGCGCTTGGGCCACGAACGACGCTTTTGCGTATGGTGCCTCTCAAGCCAACCTTCGTCCCCAGCCCCGACAGTGGTTCTATGGCGATGACGAAGAACTGAAAATTCCCAAGAGCATGCCAATCACCTACGCCCAGATGCCGTTCTACTTGCACAAGCTCACCGAAACCGCTGATATCACTGAACTTATTACCAGTGTGCGCCAGCTCTGCCGTAAATTCGAAGAGAAAGGTTTGCCCAACTTTCCCTCCGGGATACCCTTCATCTTCTGGGAACAGTATATGGATCTGAGAAGCTGTCTGGGTATCGCCCTCCTGGTTGCACTCATTGCCAGTATAATCGTTGTGGGTATACTCTTGCTGAATGCCTGGGCAGCGATTCTCGTCGGCGCTGTGCTAGCTGGAGTCGTGCTTCAGTTATTGGGGATCATGGGCCTCTGCGGTATCAAGCTAAGCGCGGTACCTGCCGTGCTCTTGGTCGTCAGCGTCGGTATCTCTGTACACTTTACTGTCCACATATGCTTG AGCTTCGTAACGTGCGTAGGCAGTCGGGACCGAAGAGTCCGTCTCGCATTGGAACACATGTACGCGCCAGTCGTTCACGGTGCTCTTACCACCCTCCTGGCCGTTCTCATGTTAGCCTTCTCAGAGTTTGAGTTCATCGTCCGTTACTTCTTTTTGGTGTTGGTTTGCCTGATTGGAGTAGGACTTGTCAACGGCCTGTTCTTTTTCCCGATCCTTCTTTCCCTCATAGGCCCGTCGGCCGAAGTCATACCGAACGAACATCCCGACCGTATATCAACCCCAACGCCACCATCTTCGCCCATTGTACGACGGTCATCGTCCAAGCCACCCGCACCGCCTAGAAGACCACACAAGATTGAGAACGCAAGACTGCATGCCGAGCCGTCCCTCACGACCATTACGGAAGAGCCGAACTCGTGGCACAGCCAGCAGGAGTCCTGCATCATTGTGCAGCCCGAAGTCAAGGTCGAGACCTCAACGTGTGGCAACCAG AACTGCAGTGGATCAGACACAAGTTGCTCTAGTCGGACGTCTCCAGTTCCACCACCGTCACACATCACTACTAAAGTCACTGCCACTCTCACCGCCAAGGTCGAGGTTCACACGCCACTAACCA TAGGTGGAGTCGAGCGCAGTAAGAAATGCCGACACAGTAGCTCCAGCAGCAGGCGAAGCTCGCGTTGCAGTACTTCGGTTAATACGACCGAGTCTTCCGGTTCGAGTTCTGAACCGGATTCTGATACGAACACGAACAGCAAACGCAAGTAA
- the Ptc gene encoding patched isoform X3 produces the protein MVAASGPTGILAGRPSASPTTECLEVNVASTSSSNKKHQQKQETRTKKNGNGPKHRHETDLYIRPSWTDAALALDQIEKGKADGQKWAVWVRARLQDQLCQLGYFLYRNAGKVLFVAICVLAAISLGLRAVQFHTKVDQLWIQEGGRLENELRYIADTVGETPASTHQLVIQAPKHHGANILHTAALKEHLAVLRNATQVTVSLFDTSWTLKDLCYKPSIPMFENSMTEKIFDNIIPCAIITPLDCFWEGSKMLGAHVAYVPSHIWNEPLKWTSLNPTLMLEEMKKRFAQYSFSYKILEDYMKRAGITNGYLDKPCLDPRDPECPESAPNKHSLQVPDIGAELTGGCYGFAAKFMHWPEELLVGGAKHNKTGQLTRAAALQTVIQIMGEREFYDYYARVDTDKVKYTDWTQEKATQVLETWQREFTKQVKLQQNTTDSRPYNLFAFSTTSMNDILGKYSELSFVRIIVGSGLMFLYAGVVLIRWNDRVKSQSGIGIAGVMLVIASLAAGLGFCALLGIPFNATSTQIVPFLILGLGIHDMFLLTHTYAELSVYDLPRNQQTGVVLKRAGLSILLTGLCNVVSFFAAAIIPIPALRVFSLQAAVLLLFNLGAMLLIFPAMISLDLRRRRAGLYDIMCCVRANDSESQEACTQVHSRCKLASINNNESFAGEEETLTGFSSNDCYSFSPTQLVAKHYAKFVTRPFTKVIGVMLLAALLTASTWQALRLDDGLDLADLVPLRSDEHAFLSAQTKHFGFYNMFAITGRDFEYPNNQKLLLDYHESFMRIKNVIKNDDGGLPEFWLTIFRDWLRNLQESFDRDYKNNCLNAEGWFRNASDEGILAYKLLAQTGHVDNPIDKSLITQVRLVNSEGIINPRAFYNYLSAWATNDAFAYGASQANLRPQPRQWFYGDDEELKIPKSMPITYAQMPFYLHKLTETADITELITSVRQLCRKFEEKGLPNFPSGIPFIFWEQYMDLRSCLGIALLVALIASIIVVGILLLNAWAAILVGAVLAGVVLQLLGIMGLCGIKLSAVPAVLLVVSVGISVHFTVHICLSFVTCVGSRDRRVRLALEHMYAPVVHGALTTLLAVLMLAFSEFEFIVRYFFLVLVCLIGVGLVNGLFFFPILLSLIGPSAEVIPNEHPDRISTPTPPSSPIVRRSSSKPPAPPRRPHKIENARLHAEPSLTTITEEPNSWHSQQESCIIVQPEVKVETSTCGNQNCSGSDTSCSSRTSPVPPPSHITTKVTATLTAKVEVHTPLTSGVERSKKCRHSSSSSRRSSRCSTSVNTTESSGSSSEPDSDTNTNSKRK, from the exons ATGGTCGCTGCGTCCGGCCCTACAGGGATCCTAGCGGGACGCCCCTCCGCCTCTCCGACCACCGAGTGCCTGGAGGTGAACGTTgccagcaccagcagcagcaacaagaAGCATCAGCAGAAGCAGGAAACTAGGACTAAGAAGAACGGAAATGGCCCGAAGCACAGGCACGAGACCGACCTGTACATCAGGCCCAGCTGGACCGACgccgcgctcgctctcgaTCAGATCGAGAAG GGCAAGGCCGATGGACAGAAGTGGGCGGTGTGGGTCAGAGCGCGCCTGCAGGACCAGCTGTGCCAATTAGGCTACTTCCTCTACAGGAACGCGGGCAAGGTCCTCTTCGTGGCGATCTGCGTGCTGGCGGCCATCAGCTTGGGCTTGAGGGCCGTGCAATTCCACACCAAGGTCGACCAACTATGGATTCAGG AGGGCGGCAGACTCGAGAACGAGCTCAGGTACATCGCAGACACGGTTGGAGAGACCCCGGCCTCGACGCACCAGCTCGTCATCCAGGCGCCCAAGCATCACGGGGCCAATATCCTCCACACGGCCGCGCTCAAGGAACATCTCGCGGTGCTCAGGAATGCCACTCAGGTCACCGTCAGTCTCTTCGACAC CTCCTGGACGCTCAAAGACCTGTGCTACAAGCCCAGCATACCGATGTTCGAGAATAGCATGACCGAGAAG ATTTTCGATAACATCATTCCCTGCGCCATCATCACACCCCTCGATTGCTTCTGGGAAGGCAGCAAAATGCTCGGGGCCCATGTTGCCTATGTACC GAGCCACATATGGAACGAGCCGCTCAAGTGGACGAGCCTGAACCCCACGCTCATGCTCGAGGAGATGAAGAAGCGCTTCGCCCAGTACAGTTTCTCCTACAAGATCCTCGAGGACTACATGAAGCGAGCGGGTATCACTAACGGCTACCTGGACAAGCCCTGTCTGGATCCTCGGGATCCCGAGTGCCCGGAAAGCGCGCCCAACAAGCACAGTCTGCAG GTGCCGGACATCGGAGCCGAGCTGACGGGCGGATGCTACGGCTTCGCCGCCAAGTTCATGCACTGGCCCGAGGAGTTGCTCGTCGGTGGCGCCAAGCATAATAAGACCGGTCAGCTGACCCGTGCTGCCGCCCTCCAGACCGTCATCCAGATCATGGGTGAACGCGAGTTCTACGACTACTATGCCAGGGTCGATACCGACAAGGTCAAGTACACTGACTGGACCCAGGAGAAGGCCACGCAGGTCCTCGAGACCTGGCAGCGGGAATTCACCAAGCAGGTCAAGCTGCAGCAAAATACTACCGACTCCCGGCCGTACAATCTCTTTGCCTTCAGTACTACCAGTATGAACGACATCCTCGGAAAGTACAGCGAGCTGTCCTTCGTCAGGATTATCGTTGGCTCTGGCCTCATG ttcCTCTACGCAGGAGTGGTGCTGATCCGCTGGAATGACCGAGTCAAGTCCCAGTCGGGTATCGGCATTGCTGGTGTCATGTTGGTTATCGCGTCGCTTGCAGCTGGACTGGGCTTTTGCGCCCTTCTCGGCATTCCCTTCAATGCCACCAGCACTCAAATCGTGCCATTCCTGATCCTTGGTCTCGGAATCCACGACATGTTCCTGCTGACGCACACCTACGCCGAGCTCTCGGTCTATGATTTGCCGAGAAACCAACAGACCGGCGTCGTCCTCAAGCGCGCCGGACTTTCAATTCTTTTGACGGGGCTCTGCAACGTCGTTTCCTTCTTTGCTGCAGCCATCATCCCGATACCGGCGCTGCGCGTCTTTTCCCTGCAAGCAGCTGTCCTGTTACTCTTTAACCTGGGTGCCATGCTGCTCATTTTCCCGGCAATGATTAGTCTCGATCTGCGCCGTCGACGAGCCGGATTGTACGACATTATGTGCTGTGTGCGAGCCAATGACTCTGAGTCCCAAGAGGCCTGCACCCAGGTGCATTCCAGATGCAAACTAGCATCAATCAACAATAACGAGAGCTTTGCTGGAGAAGAAGAGACCCTCACTGGGTTTAGTTCTAACGACTGCTACAGCTTCTCGCCAACCCAACTTGTGGCCAAGCATTACGCCAAGTTCGTAACGCGACCATTCACTAAAGTGATCGGCGTCATGCTGCTCGCTGCTCTGCTTACTGCCAGCACCTGGCAGGCCTTGCGTCTCGATGACGGACTCGACCTCGCGGACCTCGTGCCTCTGAGATCAGATGAGCACGCCTTCCTCTCTGCGCAGACTAAACACTTTGGCTTCTACAACATGTTCGCCATAACGGGCCGAGACTTTGAGTATCCCAACAATCAAAAGCTACTTCTCGATTATCACGAATCATTCATGCGCATTAAGAACGTGATCAAGAATGACGATGGAGGTCTTCCGGAATTCTGGCTTACCATTTTCCGCGACTGGTTGCGAAATCTTCAAGAATCTTTCGACCGCGACTACAAGAACAACTGTCTCAATGCTGAGGGCTGGTTCAGGAATGCTAGCGACGAAGGCATATTAGCTTACAAGCTACTTGCGCAAACTGGACACGTAGACAACCCAATTGACAAGTCCCTTATCACGCAGGTTCGCCTAGTCAATTCGGAAGGTATTATCAATCCCAGAGCGTTCTACAATTATTTGAGCGCTTGGGCCACGAACGACGCTTTTGCGTATGGTGCCTCTCAAGCCAACCTTCGTCCCCAGCCCCGACAGTGGTTCTATGGCGATGACGAAGAACTGAAAATTCCCAAGAGCATGCCAATCACCTACGCCCAGATGCCGTTCTACTTGCACAAGCTCACCGAAACCGCTGATATCACTGAACTTATTACCAGTGTGCGCCAGCTCTGCCGTAAATTCGAAGAGAAAGGTTTGCCCAACTTTCCCTCCGGGATACCCTTCATCTTCTGGGAACAGTATATGGATCTGAGAAGCTGTCTGGGTATCGCCCTCCTGGTTGCACTCATTGCCAGTATAATCGTTGTGGGTATACTCTTGCTGAATGCCTGGGCAGCGATTCTCGTCGGCGCTGTGCTAGCTGGAGTCGTGCTTCAGTTATTGGGGATCATGGGCCTCTGCGGTATCAAGCTAAGCGCGGTACCTGCCGTGCTCTTGGTCGTCAGCGTCGGTATCTCTGTACACTTTACTGTCCACATATGCTTG AGCTTCGTAACGTGCGTAGGCAGTCGGGACCGAAGAGTCCGTCTCGCATTGGAACACATGTACGCGCCAGTCGTTCACGGTGCTCTTACCACCCTCCTGGCCGTTCTCATGTTAGCCTTCTCAGAGTTTGAGTTCATCGTCCGTTACTTCTTTTTGGTGTTGGTTTGCCTGATTGGAGTAGGACTTGTCAACGGCCTGTTCTTTTTCCCGATCCTTCTTTCCCTCATAGGCCCGTCGGCCGAAGTCATACCGAACGAACATCCCGACCGTATATCAACCCCAACGCCACCATCTTCGCCCATTGTACGACGGTCATCGTCCAAGCCACCCGCACCGCCTAGAAGACCACACAAGATTGAGAACGCAAGACTGCATGCCGAGCCGTCCCTCACGACCATTACGGAAGAGCCGAACTCGTGGCACAGCCAGCAGGAGTCCTGCATCATTGTGCAGCCCGAAGTCAAGGTCGAGACCTCAACGTGTGGCAACCAG AACTGCAGTGGATCAGACACAAGTTGCTCTAGTCGGACGTCTCCAGTTCCACCACCGTCACACATCACTACTAAAGTCACTGCCACTCTCACCGCCAAGGTCGAGGTTCACACGCCACTAACCA GTGGAGTCGAGCGCAGTAAGAAATGCCGACACAGTAGCTCCAGCAGCAGGCGAAGCTCGCGTTGCAGTACTTCGGTTAATACGACCGAGTCTTCCGGTTCGAGTTCTGAACCGGATTCTGATACGAACACGAACAGCAAACGCAAGTAA